From Candidatus Methylomirabilota bacterium, a single genomic window includes:
- a CDS encoding RES family NAD+ phosphorylase has product MPGAVVWRIARRPFALDRLGIGARDGGGRWNHIGTPVIYAGGTIAIAALELFVHLAGIVPPDLVLVRIELPDKHSAETPALAQLPRDWPRVPATPGSMTFGTAWAKELRS; this is encoded by the coding sequence GTGCCGGGGGCCGTCGTCTGGCGCATCGCGCGCCGTCCCTTTGCCCTCGACCGGCTGGGGATCGGGGCGCGAGACGGCGGCGGCCGCTGGAACCACATCGGGACCCCCGTCATCTATGCCGGCGGCACCATCGCCATCGCGGCCCTGGAGCTGTTCGTGCACCTGGCCGGGATCGTGCCGCCCGACCTGGTGCTGGTCCGGATCGAGCTGCCGGACAAGCATTCCGCCGAGACGCCCGCCCTGGCCCAGCTGCCGCGCGACTGGCCGCGCGTGCCCGCCACGCCCGGCAGCATGACCTTCGGGACCGCCTGGGCGAAGGAGCTCCGCTC
- a CDS encoding antitoxin Xre/MbcA/ParS toxin-binding domain-containing protein, whose protein sequence is MAKRRKAMKRSPGAVLTRRHARMRPAGRKGGGSTRELPAFQGFVSTETAAAQKIDLIRAGVGARMVDDMVAYLEVPKAVIFALLHTPESTAHKLIKDNRTLDAAASAGVVRVADIARMAETTFGGREPATHWLKTANLALSGATPLSMLDTEPGAAEVRRVLQAINAGGVL, encoded by the coding sequence ATGGCCAAGCGACGCAAAGCCATGAAGAGATCGCCGGGGGCGGTCCTGACCCGGCGGCATGCGCGCATGCGGCCCGCCGGTCGGAAGGGCGGGGGAAGCACGCGAGAGCTCCCGGCCTTTCAGGGATTCGTGTCGACCGAGACCGCCGCGGCCCAGAAGATCGACCTCATACGGGCCGGCGTGGGGGCACGCATGGTCGACGACATGGTTGCGTATCTCGAGGTGCCCAAGGCCGTCATCTTCGCGCTGCTCCACACCCCCGAGAGCACCGCGCACAAGCTGATCAAGGACAATCGCACCCTGGATGCCGCGGCCTCCGCGGGCGTGGTGCGGGTGGCCGATATCGCGCGGATGGCAGAGACGACCTTCGGCGGCCGAGAGCCGGCCACGCACTGGCTCAAGACCGCGAACCTCGCCTTGAGCGGCGCCACGCCCCTGTCCATGCTGGATACCGAACCCGGGGCCGCCGAGGTGCGCCGGGTGCTGCAGGCCATCAACGCCGGCGGCGTGTTGTAG
- the murB gene encoding UDP-N-acetylmuramate dehydrogenase yields the protein MLGRIVGAVRFREPLSFHTSLRMGGPAEFFIMPQDVDDLRYALAFAEQEELPLIVIGGGNNLLVSDRGLQAVVVKLQGILSRAEFAGDEVAVGAGMPLSALIREAAAQGLGGLEYLAGIPATVGGALATKARTGEGSLLQHCSAIYFVHPDGTLGEHRVGGPATGQSFDLPAGGILVGCRMQLERRPAQVVQKALQHRLKVWKESQPFALATAGYIWKNPPGDRAARLVETVGLRGKRVNGAEISSKSANLIVNRGGATHHDILALMEMARERVETRLGITLRPEIRLVGFPAGVPFEAQPLELSAAR from the coding sequence ATGCTAGGGCGAATCGTCGGCGCGGTCAGGTTCAGAGAACCCCTCAGCTTCCACACCTCGTTACGGATGGGCGGACCCGCGGAATTCTTCATCATGCCGCAGGACGTCGACGACCTCCGCTACGCGCTCGCCTTCGCCGAGCAGGAAGAGCTGCCCCTCATCGTGATTGGCGGCGGCAACAATCTGCTCGTCTCCGACCGCGGCCTGCAGGCCGTGGTGGTCAAGCTGCAGGGCATTCTCAGCCGGGCCGAGTTCGCGGGCGACGAGGTGGCCGTGGGCGCGGGCATGCCGCTCTCCGCCCTCATCAGAGAAGCGGCGGCCCAGGGCCTGGGCGGCCTCGAGTACCTGGCGGGGATTCCCGCCACGGTCGGGGGCGCGCTGGCCACCAAGGCGCGGACTGGCGAAGGCTCGCTCCTCCAGCACTGCTCGGCCATCTACTTCGTGCATCCCGACGGCACCCTGGGCGAGCACCGCGTGGGCGGACCCGCCACTGGGCAGAGCTTCGATCTGCCGGCGGGCGGCATCCTCGTGGGCTGCCGAATGCAGCTCGAGCGCCGTCCGGCGCAGGTGGTCCAGAAGGCCTTGCAGCACCGGCTGAAGGTGTGGAAGGAATCGCAGCCCTTCGCGCTCGCCACCGCGGGCTACATCTGGAAGAATCCGCCGGGCGACCGCGCGGCCCGTCTCGTCGAGACAGTGGGTCTTCGCGGCAAGCGGGTGAACGGCGCCGAGATCTCGTCGAAGTCCGCCAACCTGATCGTCAACCGCGGCGGGGCCACCCACCATGACATTCTCGCGCTCATGGAGATGGCGCGCGAGCGGGTCGAGACGCGGCTGGGCATCACCCTCCGCCCCGAGATCCGGCTGGTCGGCTTCCCCGCGGGCGTGCCCTTCGAGGCGCAGCCGCTGGAGCTCTCCGCCGCTCGCTAG